The Synechocystis sp. PCC 7509 genome includes a window with the following:
- the psaK gene encoding photosystem I reaction center subunit PsaK, translated as MLNLMLLAAVQPTVPDTVRWSWTGTAIIVGISLVILFIAGRTIRYPQAGPKMPLPFPALFNNPSVGTFLASMSFGHIIGIATVLGLTNIGALK; from the coding sequence TTGCTTAATTTGATGTTACTAGCCGCAGTCCAGCCAACAGTTCCTGACACTGTACGATGGAGCTGGACGGGAACAGCGATTATTGTAGGTATTAGCTTAGTAATCTTGTTTATTGCGGGTAGAACTATTCGCTATCCTCAAGCTGGCCCTAAAATGCCTTTACCATTCCCGGCGCTGTTCAACAATCCTAGCGTTGGTACGTTTTTAGCTTCAATGAGCTTTGGTCATATTATCGGTATTGCTACCGTTTTGGGACTAACAAATATCGGTGCATTGAAGTAA
- a CDS encoding phosphoribosylanthranilate isomerase — protein MAMRVKICGITKPDQGKAIASIGANALGFICVPASPRYVTSGQILAVTELIPDNVGCIGVFANSTIAQINQIVAEGGLTGVQLHGDESPDFCAQLRQVLPKVEIIKALRVKNSQALKEVDIYTSYVDTLLLDAYHPQQLGGTGKTLDWDTLQEFKPKCAWLLAGGLTPNNIVEALSQVKPNGIDLSSGVERNPGDKDLDKVSQLFEQLKSIKN, from the coding sequence ATTGCAATGCGAGTCAAAATTTGTGGGATTACAAAACCAGACCAAGGAAAAGCGATCGCTTCCATAGGTGCTAACGCCCTTGGTTTTATCTGCGTACCAGCTTCACCTCGCTATGTCACCTCTGGGCAGATTCTAGCAGTCACAGAACTAATCCCAGACAATGTAGGGTGTATAGGTGTTTTTGCTAATAGTACCATTGCCCAAATAAACCAGATAGTCGCGGAGGGTGGTTTAACCGGGGTACAGTTACACGGCGACGAATCCCCAGATTTTTGCGCCCAGCTTCGCCAAGTTTTGCCCAAGGTAGAAATTATCAAAGCGCTCAGGGTGAAAAACTCCCAAGCGCTAAAAGAAGTAGATATTTATACAAGTTACGTTGATACTTTATTACTTGATGCCTATCATCCTCAACAATTAGGCGGTACAGGGAAAACTTTAGATTGGGATACTTTGCAAGAATTTAAACCTAAATGTGCTTGGTTACTAGCTGGAGGTTTGACCCCCAACAATATAGTTGAGGCTTTAAGTCAAGTAAAACCTAACGGAATTGATTTATCTAGCGGTGTGGAACGAAATCCTGGAGACAAAGACTTGGATAAAGTCTCTCAGCTATTTGAGCAATTAAAATCGATTAAAAATTAA
- a CDS encoding FAD-dependent oxidoreductase: MFCEEPRVAYERVNLSGYFSGKTAADLTLVTPGLYQENNIKIHIGDRTIEIERQQKVVHSANALAISYDKLVLATGSFPFVPPIKGKDTAGTFFIARLKT, encoded by the coding sequence ATATTTTGCGAAGAACCGCGCGTAGCCTACGAGCGAGTAAATTTAAGTGGCTATTTTTCCGGTAAAACCGCCGCAGACTTAACTTTAGTTACACCGGGCTTATATCAAGAAAATAATATTAAAATTCATATAGGCGATCGCACAATAGAGATCGAACGTCAACAAAAAGTAGTTCATAGTGCTAACGCTTTAGCAATTAGTTACGATAAATTAGTATTAGCGACAGGTTCTTTTCCTTTTGTCCCGCCCATTAAAGGCAAAGATACCGCCGGGACATTTTTTATCGCACGATTGAAGACTTGA
- a CDS encoding NAD-binding protein, with protein sequence MSAYTKNCQAGVVIGGDLLGLECANAIKNMGLKTHVVEFASRLMPTQIIEYK encoded by the coding sequence ATGTCTGCGTATACCAAAAATTGCCAAGCTGGGGTAGTAATTGGTGGTGATTTATTAGGCTTAGAATGTGCTAACGCTATAAAAAATATGGGTTTAAAAACTCATGTAGTCGAGTTTGCATCGCGATTAATGCCCACGCAAATAATAGAGTACAAATAG
- a CDS encoding Uma2 family endonuclease has translation MSQTTTDRVRWTTKDIELLANSNEGTRYEIVDGELFVTKAPHWTHQTTCGNICFELEHWSRDKGLGRATINPGIIFTDSDNVIPDIAWASNERLAVLLDDAGPLTGAPELVVEVLSPGAEQERRDREAKLKLYSLRGVQEYWIVDWRLETVEIYRRENAALVLVATLTSENELISPLLPDFACTVGRFFE, from the coding sequence ATGAGCCAGACTACAACCGATAGAGTGCGCTGGACTACAAAAGACATAGAACTTTTAGCCAACAGCAATGAAGGTACTCGCTATGAAATTGTTGACGGAGAATTGTTTGTGACCAAAGCGCCCCATTGGACACATCAAACTACTTGTGGCAATATTTGCTTTGAATTAGAACATTGGTCAAGAGATAAAGGCTTAGGGCGGGCTACTATCAATCCTGGCATCATCTTTACAGATAGCGACAACGTAATTCCCGATATAGCTTGGGCTAGTAACGAACGATTAGCAGTTTTGCTAGACGATGCGGGACCTTTGACGGGCGCACCAGAATTAGTTGTAGAAGTATTATCCCCCGGTGCAGAACAAGAGCGTCGAGACAGGGAAGCTAAATTAAAACTCTATTCTTTAAGAGGAGTACAAGAGTATTGGATTGTAGACTGGCGGTTGGAAACAGTGGAGATTTATCGCCGCGAAAATGCCGCCTTAGTATTAGTAGCAACGCTGACAAGTGAGAATGAATTAATTTCGCCCTTGTTACCAGATTTTGCTTGTACTGTAGGGCGGTTTTTTGAGTGA
- a CDS encoding DUF1778 domain-containing protein, whose translation MIISYTANCRIQLKLSAYTDFYFTNMEIAPQQKLIARLEARVSPETKALLQKAADLEGRTLTDFVAASAQAEAYRVIEKHQTLKLSAEDSIAFVNALLNPPQPNDALQAAALRYKQIMSV comes from the coding sequence GTGATAATTTCATATACGGCAAATTGCCGTATACAATTAAAGCTATCAGCTTACACAGATTTCTATTTTACTAATATGGAGATTGCACCCCAGCAAAAATTAATAGCACGGCTTGAGGCTCGTGTTAGTCCAGAAACTAAAGCTCTTTTGCAAAAAGCAGCAGATTTAGAAGGGCGTACCCTAACCGATTTTGTTGCTGCAAGCGCTCAAGCAGAAGCTTACAGAGTGATTGAGAAACATCAAACACTTAAACTCAGTGCTGAAGATAGTATTGCTTTTGTCAATGCGCTGCTCAATCCTCCCCAACCTAATGATGCTTTGCAGGCGGCGGCTTTACGCTACAAGCAAATAATGTCAGTTTAA
- a CDS encoding N-acetyltransferase — translation MGFKIELFESRRHSRSGFCCGIDSLDSYVSKQASQDLKRRVSTVFVLINEPETNVLAYYTLSSYTVEVKALNEDFAKNLPRYPLLPATLLGRLAVDNKYKGNRFGELLLVDALKKSLDVSLQIASLAVVAESLDEKASGFYLKYGFQQFKQDPLKLYLPMKSIAKLCAKLSI, via the coding sequence ATGGGATTCAAAATTGAGCTATTTGAAAGCCGTAGGCATTCTCGTTCAGGCTTCTGTTGTGGGATAGATAGTTTAGACAGCTATGTAAGCAAACAAGCATCTCAGGATCTCAAAAGACGAGTATCAACGGTGTTTGTCTTAATTAATGAGCCTGAAACTAATGTTTTGGCTTACTACACGCTCTCATCCTACACTGTTGAAGTTAAAGCTCTAAACGAAGATTTTGCCAAAAACTTACCTCGTTACCCATTATTGCCAGCTACATTGTTAGGTCGCCTTGCCGTTGATAATAAATACAAAGGTAATAGATTTGGTGAGTTGCTGCTGGTGGATGCTCTCAAAAAATCTCTAGATGTATCCTTGCAAATTGCATCTTTAGCTGTAGTCGCAGAATCCTTAGATGAAAAAGCTTCGGGCTTTTATCTCAAATATGGCTTCCAACAGTTTAAGCAAGATCCTTTAAAGCTATATCTACCCATGAAATCCATCGCCAAACTTTGTGCAAAACTGAGTATTTAG